Proteins from a genomic interval of Sandaracinaceae bacterium:
- a CDS encoding DEAD/DEAH box helicase family protein yields MVRLRFRAGTLEIDGLEQGSPLAPPDARWDARTACHRAPASTYAETVLALRKEKLDYEDEARAYEELASGALVRYEPRPYQSEAIAEWKKRMGRGVVVLPTGAGKTHVAMMGIDMWRRSTLVVAPTLDLVRQWYDILRATFRAQVGIVGGGEHDVQALTVTTYDSAYIHMENIGNRFGMIVFDECHHLPSAAYAMSAQLCLAPFRLGLTATPERTDGREQLLQTLIGPTVFRRDIVDLSGDFLADYETRRVVVELSPEERAEYEAERAIYRGFVSANGIRMSRPDGWASFIMLSSRDESGRRAMRAYRRQRELAFCAPAKLEYLEMLLHQHRKDRAILFTQDNATCYEVSRRFLVPAITHQTKIKERSDILAGLAEGRYGAVVTSKVLNEGVDVPDANVAVVVSGSGSVREHVQRLGRVLRKKGDKRAILYELVTAETSETFTSQRRREHVAYR; encoded by the coding sequence ATGGTCCGACTTCGCTTCAGAGCCGGCACCCTCGAGATCGACGGTCTCGAGCAGGGCAGCCCCCTCGCGCCCCCCGACGCGCGGTGGGACGCGCGCACGGCCTGTCATCGCGCGCCGGCGAGCACCTACGCCGAGACCGTGCTCGCGCTCCGCAAGGAGAAGCTCGACTACGAAGACGAGGCCCGCGCCTACGAGGAGCTCGCCAGCGGCGCGCTCGTCCGATACGAGCCGCGGCCCTACCAGAGCGAGGCCATCGCCGAGTGGAAGAAGCGCATGGGGCGCGGCGTGGTGGTGCTGCCGACCGGGGCGGGCAAGACGCACGTCGCGATGATGGGCATCGACATGTGGCGCCGCTCGACCCTCGTGGTCGCGCCCACGCTGGATCTCGTTAGACAATGGTACGACATATTGCGCGCCACCTTCCGCGCGCAGGTCGGCATCGTCGGGGGCGGCGAGCACGACGTGCAGGCGCTGACCGTCACGACCTACGACAGCGCCTACATCCACATGGAGAACATCGGGAACCGCTTCGGCATGATCGTCTTCGACGAGTGCCATCACCTCCCGAGCGCCGCCTACGCGATGAGCGCGCAGCTGTGTCTGGCGCCCTTCCGGCTCGGGCTCACCGCCACGCCGGAGCGCACGGACGGCCGCGAGCAGCTGCTCCAGACGCTGATCGGCCCGACCGTGTTCCGTCGGGACATCGTGGACCTGAGCGGTGACTTCCTCGCCGACTACGAGACGCGACGGGTGGTGGTGGAGCTGTCGCCAGAGGAGCGCGCCGAGTACGAGGCCGAGCGCGCGATCTACCGCGGCTTCGTCTCCGCGAACGGCATCCGCATGAGCCGCCCGGACGGCTGGGCGAGCTTCATCATGCTCTCCAGCCGCGACGAGTCGGGCCGCCGCGCCATGCGCGCCTACCGCCGCCAGCGCGAGCTCGCGTTCTGCGCGCCGGCCAAGCTCGAGTACCTCGAGATGCTCCTCCATCAGCACCGCAAGGACCGCGCGATCCTCTTCACACAGGACAACGCTACTTGCTACGAGGTGAGCCGTCGGTTCCTCGTGCCGGCCATCACCCACCAGACCAAGATCAAGGAGCGGAGCGACATCCTCGCCGGGCTCGCCGAGGGTCGCTACGGCGCCGTCGTGACCTCCAAGGTGCTCAACGAGGGGGTCGACGTCCCGGACGCCAACGTGGCGGTCGTGGTCAGCGGGTCGGGCTCGGTGCGCGAGCACGTGCAACGCCTCGGCCGCGTCCTCCGCAAGAAGGGGGACAAGCGCGCCATCCTCTACGAGCTGGTCACGGCCGAGACGAGCGAGACCTTCACGAGCCAGCGGCGGAGGGAGCACGTTGCTTACCGCTGA
- the queE gene encoding 7-carboxy-7-deazaguanine synthase codes for MGYAIKELFYTLQGEGAQAGRPAVFCRFTGCNLWSGREIDRPKAVCQFCDTDFVGTDGVGGGRFDGPAELARAVADAWPGGGAPYVVCTGGEPLLQLDAALVDALHAEGFEVAIETNGTLAPPPGVDWICVSPKAGSELVLTSGDELKLVYPQPGAEPERFVDLAFGRFFLQPMDGPLRDENTRAALAYCLAQPRWSLSLQTHKLLGIP; via the coding sequence GTGGGCTACGCCATCAAAGAGCTGTTCTACACGCTGCAGGGCGAGGGCGCGCAGGCGGGCCGGCCGGCGGTGTTCTGCCGCTTCACGGGCTGCAACCTGTGGAGCGGGCGCGAGATCGATCGGCCCAAGGCCGTCTGCCAGTTCTGCGACACCGACTTCGTCGGGACCGACGGCGTGGGCGGAGGGCGCTTCGACGGCCCCGCCGAGCTCGCGCGGGCGGTGGCCGACGCGTGGCCCGGGGGCGGCGCGCCCTACGTCGTCTGCACGGGGGGCGAGCCCCTGCTCCAGCTCGACGCGGCGCTCGTGGACGCGCTCCACGCCGAGGGCTTCGAGGTCGCCATCGAGACCAACGGGACGCTCGCGCCGCCGCCCGGGGTCGACTGGATCTGCGTCAGCCCGAAGGCGGGGTCCGAGCTGGTGCTCACCTCGGGCGATGAGCTCAAGCTCGTCTATCCGCAGCCCGGGGCCGAGCCCGAGCGCTTCGTGGATCTCGCGTTCGGCCGCTTCTTTCTCCAGCCCATGGACGGCCCGCTGCGGGACGAGAACACCCGCGCCGCCCTCGCGTACTGCCTCGCGCAGCCGCGCTGGAGCCTGAGCCTGCAGACGCACAAGCTGCTCGGAATCCCCTGA
- a CDS encoding MarR family transcriptional regulator, with protein sequence MAEYFDIDPGPASFEGSFDGAFEGLRTRMPPARQKTAMVRVMGATVEERILRSLRRISRAIELHSKQLKATHRLTAPQLICLRELRVVPHTTPSELARAVSLSQATITGILDRLESRGFIQRARNPRDKRRVMVELTEEGRAAVDAAPLPLHHSFATRLGKLSEEEQAQIENVLARIVRMMEAEDIDAAPMLVGGAMSDDADEGRTGRAKKP encoded by the coding sequence GTGGCCGAATACTTCGACATAGATCCTGGACCCGCCTCTTTCGAGGGCTCCTTCGATGGAGCCTTCGAGGGCCTGCGCACCCGCATGCCCCCGGCGCGGCAGAAGACTGCTATGGTCCGGGTCATGGGAGCCACGGTGGAGGAGCGGATTCTGCGCTCCCTGCGTCGGATCAGCCGCGCCATCGAGCTGCACAGCAAGCAGCTCAAGGCGACGCACCGACTCACCGCGCCCCAGCTCATCTGCCTGCGAGAGCTCAGGGTGGTGCCCCACACCACCCCCAGCGAGCTCGCGCGCGCGGTCTCCCTCAGTCAGGCCACGATCACCGGGATCCTCGATCGGCTCGAATCGCGCGGGTTCATCCAGCGCGCCCGTAACCCCCGCGACAAGCGGCGGGTGATGGTGGAGCTGACCGAAGAAGGGCGCGCCGCCGTCGACGCTGCTCCGCTCCCCCTCCATCACAGCTTCGCCACGCGTTTGGGGAAGCTCTCGGAGGAGGAGCAGGCGCAGATCGAGAACGTGCTCGCCCGCATCGTGCGAATGATGGAAGCCGAGGACATCGACGCGGCCCCCATGCTGGTGGGCGGCGCCATGTCCGACGACGCAGACGAGGGACGCACCGGCCGGGCGAAGAAGCCCTGA
- a CDS encoding aspartate kinase: MQKYGGSSVATLEKLQGVAKKIVETRRQGWDVVVVVSAMGKTTDELVSKARAISSDPSSREMDMLLTSGERISMSLLAMAIQELGVPSISLTGSQSGILTNDVHANARIIEVRPFRIEDELEKGRVVIVAGFQGASYRREITTLGRGGSDTSAVALAAALDADHCDIFSDVDGVYSADPRVCDDAQRLDQLCYEEMQELARQGARVLNAQAVEFARRHQIAIYARSTFGSDNHTRVDRVDEGPQDRLKELNAHGVTGVTGRKDLLRVSCNGEGCGQCASGVLTALNECDVLSSGVEPSENRLDLVVATENVPDPAAFALELEQRFAQAGLKVEGGLGSVSAVGLGVGDKTGALLETLDALQEAGVNVLTSFTSREALTCLVEIDHVDAAVQVVHTLFLNDDVAEKVDGKQVSA; the protein is encoded by the coding sequence GTGCAGAAGTACGGTGGCTCGTCCGTCGCGACGCTGGAGAAGCTCCAGGGGGTCGCGAAGAAGATCGTCGAGACGCGCCGTCAGGGCTGGGATGTGGTCGTCGTGGTCTCCGCCATGGGCAAGACCACCGACGAGCTCGTATCCAAGGCTCGCGCGATCAGCTCCGACCCCTCCAGCCGCGAGATGGACATGCTCCTGACCAGCGGTGAGCGGATCAGCATGTCGCTCCTCGCGATGGCCATCCAGGAGCTCGGCGTGCCCTCCATCTCTTTGACCGGGAGCCAGAGCGGCATCCTCACCAACGACGTGCACGCCAACGCGCGCATCATCGAGGTGCGCCCGTTCCGCATCGAGGACGAGCTCGAGAAGGGCCGCGTCGTCATCGTCGCGGGCTTCCAGGGCGCGTCGTATCGGCGTGAGATCACCACGCTCGGGCGCGGCGGCAGCGACACCTCGGCCGTGGCCCTCGCGGCGGCGCTCGACGCCGACCACTGCGACATCTTCAGCGACGTCGACGGCGTGTACAGCGCCGACCCCCGCGTCTGCGACGACGCGCAGCGGCTCGACCAGCTCTGCTACGAAGAGATGCAGGAGCTGGCGCGTCAGGGCGCCCGCGTGCTCAACGCGCAGGCGGTCGAGTTCGCGCGGCGTCACCAGATCGCCATCTACGCGCGCAGCACCTTCGGCAGCGACAACCACACCCGCGTCGACCGCGTCGACGAGGGCCCGCAGGACCGGCTCAAGGAGCTCAACGCGCACGGCGTGACGGGCGTGACGGGCCGCAAGGACCTCCTCCGCGTCTCCTGCAACGGTGAGGGCTGCGGCCAGTGCGCGAGCGGCGTGCTGACCGCGCTCAACGAGTGCGACGTGCTCTCGAGCGGCGTCGAGCCCTCCGAGAACCGACTCGACCTCGTGGTCGCCACCGAGAACGTGCCCGACCCCGCGGCGTTCGCGCTCGAGCTCGAGCAGCGCTTCGCGCAGGCCGGCCTGAAGGTCGAGGGCGGGCTCGGCTCGGTCTCGGCCGTCGGCCTCGGCGTGGGCGACAAGACCGGCGCGCTGCTGGAGACGCTCGACGCGCTCCAGGAGGCGGGCGTGAACGTCCTGACGAGCTTCACCTCGCGTGAGGCGCTGACCTGCCTGGTCGAGATCGACCACGTCGACGCGGCGGTGCAGGTCGTCCACACGCTCTTCCTCAACGACGACGTCGCGGAGAAGGTCGACGGGAAGCAGGTGTCGGCGTGA
- the ectA gene encoding diaminobutyrate acetyltransferase gives MTEAAMEQLRPQPRSDRIRYRAPAPEEGKLLHRLVEEGGTLELNTTYKYVLFADHFAGTTTVAEHDGQVVGFVSAYRPPSHPDTVFVWQIGVHPRMRGRGVARGLLEAMVRRPGCRGVRYLEATVTPSNLASRRLFQSFARHQGAPHEWSDGYPGELFGTPGEHEPENLIRVGPFTAGATALS, from the coding sequence ATGACCGAAGCCGCCATGGAGCAGCTGCGACCGCAGCCGCGCTCCGACCGCATCCGCTACCGCGCGCCCGCGCCGGAGGAGGGCAAGCTCCTCCACCGCCTCGTCGAAGAGGGTGGCACGCTCGAGCTGAACACCACGTACAAGTACGTGCTCTTCGCGGATCACTTCGCGGGGACCACCACGGTGGCGGAGCACGACGGCCAGGTCGTCGGCTTCGTGAGCGCCTACCGGCCTCCTTCGCACCCCGACACCGTGTTCGTGTGGCAGATCGGCGTGCACCCGCGCATGCGCGGTCGCGGCGTCGCCCGCGGCCTGCTCGAGGCGATGGTGCGGCGTCCCGGCTGCCGCGGCGTCCGCTACCTCGAGGCGACGGTGACGCCGTCCAACCTCGCGAGCCGCCGCCTCTTCCAGAGCTTCGCCCGACACCAGGGCGCGCCCCACGAGTGGAGCGACGGCTACCCCGGCGAGCTGTTCGGCACGCCGGGTGAGCACGAGCCCGAGAACCTGATCCGCGTTGGCCCGTTCACCGCCGGCGCCACTGCACTGAGCTGA
- the ectB gene encoding diaminobutyrate--2-oxoglutarate transaminase — translation MKTNDTQTFLDHESEVRSYCRSFPTVFETSQGAELVDERGQRYLDFFAGAGALNYGHNNPVLKEALIAYLSKDGITHSLDMHTSAKRELLERLHHLVLKPRDLAFRVMFPGPTGTNAVESALKIARKVTGRTNVVSFTNGFHGMTLGSLAVTGNAGKRAGAHVPLSGATALPFDGYLGEGIDTLDYFEQSLRDTSSGLDKPAAVILETVQAEGGVNVASAPWLKRLQSVCREHGILLIVDDIQVGCGRTGPFFSFDRAGLQPDIVTLSKSLSGYGTPLSLVLIRPDLDQWRPGEHNGTFRGHNLAFVTAAKALEHYWSDDTLKNEVEQKAAYAKTRFTSMAARHPHLEIEHRGLGLIQGIAFRDHELAGRMSKEAFERGVIIETAGSNDEVLKLLPPLVIDQGALARGMDVLEECLEVVAKQAEVRASASTTTVHA, via the coding sequence ATGAAGACCAACGACACCCAGACCTTCCTCGACCACGAGTCCGAGGTTCGCTCCTACTGCCGCTCCTTCCCGACCGTCTTCGAGACGTCGCAGGGAGCGGAGCTCGTCGACGAGCGCGGCCAGCGCTACCTCGACTTCTTCGCCGGCGCGGGGGCGCTCAACTACGGGCACAACAACCCGGTCCTCAAGGAGGCGCTCATCGCGTACCTCTCGAAGGACGGCATCACGCACAGCCTCGACATGCACACGAGCGCCAAGCGTGAGCTGCTCGAGCGGCTGCACCACCTCGTGCTGAAGCCGCGCGACCTCGCCTTCCGCGTGATGTTCCCCGGGCCGACGGGCACCAACGCCGTCGAGTCCGCGCTGAAGATCGCCCGCAAGGTGACCGGCCGGACCAACGTGGTCTCGTTCACCAACGGCTTCCACGGCATGACGCTCGGCTCGCTCGCGGTGACGGGCAACGCCGGCAAGCGCGCCGGGGCGCACGTGCCGCTCTCGGGCGCCACCGCGCTGCCCTTCGACGGCTACCTCGGCGAGGGCATCGACACCCTCGACTATTTCGAGCAGTCGCTCCGTGACACCTCGAGCGGCCTCGACAAGCCCGCCGCGGTGATCCTCGAGACCGTGCAGGCGGAGGGCGGGGTCAACGTGGCCAGCGCGCCGTGGCTGAAGCGCCTCCAGAGCGTCTGCCGCGAGCACGGCATCCTGCTCATCGTCGACGACATCCAGGTGGGCTGCGGCCGCACCGGGCCCTTCTTCAGCTTCGATCGCGCGGGCCTCCAGCCCGACATCGTGACCCTGAGCAAGTCGCTCAGCGGGTACGGCACGCCGCTCTCGCTCGTGCTCATCCGTCCGGACCTCGACCAGTGGCGTCCGGGCGAGCACAACGGCACGTTCCGCGGGCACAACCTCGCGTTCGTCACGGCGGCCAAGGCGCTCGAGCACTACTGGAGCGACGACACGCTGAAGAACGAGGTGGAGCAGAAGGCGGCCTACGCCAAGACCCGCTTCACCAGCATGGCGGCGCGTCACCCGCACCTCGAGATCGAGCATCGCGGCCTCGGGCTCATCCAGGGCATCGCGTTCCGGGACCACGAGCTGGCCGGGCGCATGTCGAAGGAGGCCTTCGAGCGCGGCGTGATCATCGAGACCGCGGGCAGCAACGACGAAGTGCTGAAGCTCCTGCCCCCGCTCGTCATCGACCAGGGCGCGCTGGCGCGCGGCATGGACGTGCTCGAGGAGTGCCTCGAGGTCGTGGCCAAGCAGGCCGAGGTCCGCGCGAGCGCGTCGACCACCACGGTGCACGCGTGA
- a CDS encoding ectoine synthase produces the protein MIVRTLDEVVGSDDDVSAEGWNSRRLLLAKHGMGFSMHDTLIHEGAELDLWYKHHLEAVYCIEGEGEIESRVTGQKWPIRPGTIYALDEHDKHTLRATKQMRMICTFNPPVTGNEVHDADGAYAPAPE, from the coding sequence GTGATCGTGCGCACCCTCGACGAGGTGGTCGGGAGCGACGACGACGTGTCCGCCGAAGGGTGGAACAGCCGTCGCCTCCTGCTCGCCAAGCACGGCATGGGCTTCTCCATGCACGACACCCTCATCCACGAGGGCGCCGAGCTGGACCTCTGGTACAAGCACCACCTCGAGGCCGTCTACTGCATCGAGGGCGAGGGTGAGATCGAGTCGCGCGTGACGGGCCAGAAGTGGCCCATCCGCCCGGGCACGATCTACGCGCTCGACGAGCACGACAAGCACACCCTGCGGGCGACCAAGCAGATGCGCATGATCTGCACCTTCAACCCGCCCGTCACGGGCAACGAAGTGCACGACGCCGACGGCGCCTACGCGCCCGCGCCCGAATAG
- a CDS encoding radical SAM/SPASM domain-containing protein, giving the protein MYDVEQIAAEPLLLEPLRRAIAEDAPPAYLRSAKIKVTARCNLKCKMCRYGKGLSLPELPTERMLGILDELAGLGCRKVHFSGGEVFSRRDFEQLVGRAAERELKVTLTSNLTLLTKERAKALMRHRVRSISTSLDGARRKTHEAIRGVPGSFDKTLRALGYIARERERRRRKTRVRVNFTILRENFREYPGVIRLAGEHGASDVLPMPVDTKDDALRLSKRLIREYEAEIAPEVAALRQRYGMPMGERYVHPFGVASEQLEEAKRGDYAGGFYREHLCYAPWTHVFIAWDGEVFLCCMTNGRIEPLGELAHQSVAEVFHGPRFAAIRAQMKRERLPSCHQCDMVLEENRALAAVLPGPLTPGPIRPREDDARRALRVVG; this is encoded by the coding sequence ATGTACGACGTCGAGCAGATCGCCGCCGAGCCCTTGCTGCTCGAGCCCCTGCGCCGCGCGATCGCGGAGGACGCCCCGCCCGCCTACCTGCGGAGCGCGAAGATCAAGGTCACGGCGCGCTGCAACTTGAAGTGCAAGATGTGCCGCTACGGCAAGGGGCTGAGCCTGCCCGAGCTGCCCACCGAGCGCATGCTGGGCATCCTCGACGAGCTGGCCGGCCTCGGCTGCCGCAAGGTGCACTTCTCGGGCGGTGAGGTCTTCTCGCGCCGGGACTTCGAGCAGCTGGTCGGGCGCGCGGCGGAGCGCGAGCTCAAGGTCACCCTCACCAGCAACCTCACGCTGCTCACCAAGGAGCGGGCCAAGGCGCTGATGCGGCACCGCGTGCGCTCGATCTCGACCTCGCTCGACGGCGCGCGGCGCAAGACGCACGAGGCCATCCGCGGCGTGCCCGGGAGCTTCGACAAGACGCTGCGCGCCCTCGGCTACATCGCGCGCGAGCGAGAGCGGCGGCGGCGCAAGACCCGCGTGCGGGTCAACTTCACGATCCTCCGCGAGAACTTCCGCGAATACCCGGGCGTGATCCGGCTCGCGGGCGAGCACGGGGCGAGCGACGTGCTGCCGATGCCGGTCGACACGAAGGACGACGCGCTGCGGCTGAGCAAGCGCCTCATCCGCGAGTACGAGGCGGAGATCGCGCCCGAGGTCGCGGCGCTCCGCCAGCGCTACGGCATGCCGATGGGGGAGCGCTACGTGCACCCCTTCGGCGTGGCGTCGGAGCAGCTCGAGGAGGCCAAGCGCGGGGACTACGCGGGCGGCTTCTATCGCGAGCACCTCTGCTACGCGCCGTGGACGCATGTCTTCATCGCCTGGGACGGCGAGGTCTTCCTGTGCTGCATGACGAACGGCCGCATCGAGCCGCTCGGGGAGCTGGCGCACCAGAGCGTCGCGGAGGTCTTTCACGGGCCGCGCTTCGCCGCGATCCGCGCGCAGATGAAGCGCGAGCGGCTCCCGAGCTGTCACCAGTGCGACATGGTGCTCGAAGAGAACCGCGCCCTCGCCGCCGTGCTGCCGGGGCCGCTGACGCCGGGACCGATCCGGCCGCGCGAAGACGACGCGCGCCGGGCGCTCAGGGTCGTAGGCTGA
- a CDS encoding glycosyltransferase family 4 protein, giving the protein MLAGPLHGLRVSFVALEAFPNAKGSGTRIGQMTRALADAGAEVSVLSLPGRTDEAHPRVRLRPVPIAEGNYLARALAFRDAVARELRALRPDVVHFRGPFEGQAAAAYAEDTKARAVFEVNGLPCVELRYHYPRFAEDPSLEGRLRTLEAKLLGAADLVLTQSETTRDFLRHRGLRGEARVIHNGAKLIAPSAGAQDAALYTGSLTPWQGLPELLMALRRARREGGEAIRLKVVGPAKKRWRRQIARAAKRLKVEDGLELVSAVPRDELASLVAQAPFCVAPLRRDLRNDVQGCNPIKLYEYMAAGRAVLATDLRCVREIVTHDETGWLVRPNPKALAEGLLRLAGDPALRERLGEAARRTIEEGGTWAHRRAELVEAYEALLARA; this is encoded by the coding sequence GTGCTCGCTGGACCGCTCCATGGCCTGCGCGTCTCCTTCGTGGCGCTCGAGGCGTTCCCCAACGCGAAGGGCTCGGGCACGCGCATCGGGCAGATGACCCGCGCGCTCGCGGACGCGGGGGCCGAGGTCAGCGTGCTCTCCCTCCCGGGGCGCACCGACGAGGCCCACCCGCGCGTGCGCCTGCGGCCGGTCCCGATCGCCGAGGGCAACTACCTCGCGCGGGCGCTCGCCTTCCGGGACGCGGTGGCCCGAGAGCTGCGCGCGCTCCGGCCCGACGTCGTGCACTTTCGTGGACCCTTCGAGGGGCAGGCGGCGGCGGCGTACGCAGAGGACACGAAGGCGCGCGCCGTCTTCGAGGTCAACGGCTTGCCCTGCGTCGAGCTCCGCTATCACTACCCGCGCTTCGCCGAGGACCCCTCCCTCGAGGGGCGTCTCCGCACGCTGGAGGCGAAGCTGCTCGGCGCGGCCGACCTCGTGCTGACCCAGAGCGAGACGACGCGCGACTTCCTCCGGCACCGTGGGCTGCGCGGCGAGGCGCGCGTGATCCACAACGGCGCGAAGCTCATCGCGCCGTCGGCGGGGGCGCAGGACGCGGCCCTTTATACGGGGAGCCTGACGCCCTGGCAGGGCCTGCCCGAGCTGCTCATGGCGCTGCGGCGCGCGCGGCGCGAGGGCGGGGAGGCGATCCGTCTGAAGGTGGTGGGGCCGGCGAAGAAGCGGTGGCGCCGTCAGATCGCGCGGGCCGCGAAGCGGCTGAAGGTCGAGGACGGGCTCGAGCTCGTCTCGGCGGTCCCGCGGGACGAGCTGGCGTCGCTCGTCGCGCAGGCGCCCTTCTGCGTCGCCCCGCTCCGCCGCGATCTGCGCAACGACGTGCAGGGCTGCAACCCCATCAAGCTCTACGAGTACATGGCGGCCGGCCGGGCGGTGCTCGCGACCGACCTGCGCTGCGTGCGCGAGATCGTGACGCACGACGAGACCGGCTGGCTGGTCCGCCCGAACCCGAAGGCGCTCGCCGAGGGCCTCCTCCGGCTGGCGGGTGACCCGGCCCTGCGCGAGCGGCTGGGCGAAGCGGCGCGTCGAACGATCGAGGAGGGCGGCACGTGGGCGCATCGCCGCGCCGAGCTGGTCGAGGCCTACGAGGCGCTCCTCGCCCGCGCGTAG
- a CDS encoding glycosyltransferase family 4 protein: protein MPGVLIVSERALPGRGGLAVATSRIAKQAAARGEQVHLLAFSKDSAPGARGRREQDGVVVHPLGPPATEERRLMALTDHAVELAREHDLDVVHGMYATRGGYVATLAAAIVGARSVIAIRGNDLDRGLYRAADLPFLAHAMRHTTVATAVSRSAAERASAIFDRPVEHVTNSVDAARFSPERRDNTLAAALGLEPDAAVLGFVGELREKKGMRFLLPAFAHLCEQRSARLLLIGGLRADAREAFEAFERSAPEAAARIVTVDYARDADRLTRLLALCDLMVFPSLYEGTPNAVLEAMASARPVLATAVGGHTDLIAHGETGALLGLDALDRLPEAIEELLDLPREERDRLGAAARAHVLERHRPEDESDAWAEVYARARSAS, encoded by the coding sequence ATGCCTGGCGTCTTGATCGTCTCCGAGCGCGCGCTGCCGGGGCGCGGCGGCCTCGCCGTCGCCACCAGCCGCATCGCGAAGCAAGCCGCCGCGCGCGGTGAGCAGGTCCACTTGCTGGCCTTCTCGAAGGACAGCGCGCCCGGGGCCCGCGGGCGGCGGGAGCAGGACGGCGTCGTGGTGCACCCCCTCGGGCCGCCGGCCACCGAGGAGCGGCGCCTCATGGCGCTGACCGACCACGCGGTGGAGCTCGCGCGGGAGCACGACCTCGACGTGGTGCACGGCATGTACGCGACGCGCGGCGGGTACGTCGCCACGCTGGCCGCGGCGATCGTCGGCGCGCGCTCGGTGATCGCCATCCGCGGCAACGACCTCGACCGCGGCCTGTACCGCGCCGCGGACCTGCCCTTCCTCGCCCACGCGATGCGCCACACCACCGTGGCCACCGCCGTGAGCCGCAGCGCGGCGGAGCGGGCGAGCGCGATCTTCGACCGCCCGGTGGAGCACGTGACCAACTCGGTGGACGCGGCGCGCTTCTCGCCCGAGCGTCGCGACAACACGCTGGCCGCCGCGCTCGGGCTCGAGCCGGACGCCGCGGTGCTCGGCTTCGTGGGCGAGCTGCGCGAGAAGAAGGGCATGCGCTTCTTGCTGCCCGCCTTCGCCCATCTCTGTGAGCAGCGCAGCGCGCGCTTGCTCCTGATCGGAGGGCTCCGCGCCGACGCGCGCGAGGCCTTCGAGGCGTTCGAGCGCAGCGCGCCCGAGGCGGCGGCCCGGATCGTCACCGTGGACTACGCGCGCGACGCGGACCGGCTCACGCGGCTCCTGGCGCTCTGCGATCTGATGGTCTTCCCTTCACTCTACGAGGGCACGCCCAACGCGGTGCTCGAGGCGATGGCGTCCGCCCGGCCCGTGCTCGCGACGGCGGTGGGCGGGCACACCGACCTCATCGCGCACGGCGAGACGGGCGCGCTCCTCGGGCTCGACGCGCTCGACCGGCTGCCGGAGGCGATCGAAGAGCTGCTGGACCTCCCGCGCGAAGAGCGCGACCGGCTCGGGGCCGCGGCGCGCGCGCACGTGCTCGAGCGGCACCGCCCCGAGGACGAGAGCGACGCGTGGGCCGAGGTCTACGCGCGGGCGAGGAGCGCCTCGTAG